Within Natator depressus isolate rNatDep1 chromosome 6, rNatDep2.hap1, whole genome shotgun sequence, the genomic segment CGGAGCTCCAGCGGCCCAGTGGATTTTCCTTCAGGCTCCTGCAGGGTTTGATGTTCCACGGAACACAGGTACTCTGCCCCGTGGTCCTCGGGCACCGAGGGGGTGAAGCGGAGCTGGGACGTCACGCTGTAGGATTTCCCGTCTGGCGCGGCTGTGGGGTCTGGGGTGACAATCTTGTGGGTGCCCAGAGTGTCTAAGCACCGGAACTCCGGCTCTCCTCTTTTCTGTCGGTACCAGGTCACGCTCAGCGCCTTGGGGTAGAACCTGGCTATTTGGCAGCTCAGTGTTACCTGCTTCCCGGGGGCCAGGGCCTCTGACGGGGAGATCTCGCACAGAACTGGGGCCTGTGGGACTAGACCATGTGGAAATTGCACGTTATAGTTACGGCACCTGGAAATCTGACACACGCTCCCCATCACCATctggtctgacctggccccaggCCCCGTGTCCCCAGCAGCCTCTGCCAGGCCCTCCCCTCACCCAGCGAGAGCTCCTCTGAACGACTCCTGTGACACCCACAACCTCAGGGGTGCTGGGGTTACCCGGGAGAGGGGTCAGGAGTGGGTGTGGGGCCACAACTGCCCTGCCGGTGGGGGGTGAGTGGAGCagcagtaggctgttatcctctgtgtggaTCAGGCACTACAGGGGGGTGACTCAGgtgctgaatttttttccccagtggaggccccacccccactccgccccgagtccccaccctcactctgcctcttcctgcccctgcaccacccctcccagaggccctgcccctgctctgccccctcccccaaggaccCCCCTGCACGCCGGCCACTTGCTCGTCTCTGCCTCACCCGAGCACCTCCTGCCAGCCGCTCGCTGCTCCACTGGCCCCCTCTGGAGGCAGCCCAGCAGCGGATCAGTGGCCAGCCTGGGGCCGCAGTAccgctgtggctggtgggtgctgagcaccccctattttttccTGGGGGTGCCTGAGCCCCAGCGCACccccggagtcggcgcctatggggGACAAGAGCGTCACAGCGACCcgctgacagcagaggaagggGGAGACACAGAACTCTTGGGAtctgtcatggagtgtgggggagtccgggccctgcacccccctcttcCTGCGATTCcccgggactctcagccagccagtaaaacagaaggtttatcgaacgacaggaacacagtccagaTCAGATCTTGTAGGTGCAGACAACAGgaccccctcagtcaggtccgtctcgggggcagggagcttagaccccagctctgggactccctctgtttccccagtCAACTCCCAGCTGAAACCCTCTCCAGCCGTCTCACCCAGCCTCGCCCCCCCActtctccagcctttgtccagtttgcCGGGCAAAGGcatcacctggccccaacccccctcctgggctcaggtatCGTCCCTCCCGTGAAGTCACCCCCGGATATCCCCATCCCCAATGCAGCCACTACCTGCAAATCTCCCacgccacattcccaggtcaatccGCCCGCTCCCTGCTCCGTGACCGGTTCCGTTGCACGCTCGGCAGGGGAGCGTCGTCTAGTGCTTGCCGACGCTTCCGCTCACGTCTCCCAGTGCCTCACAGCCACGTCCCAGCCCAGCCGGTCCTTTCTGTCTctatccccccagcccagcccttccctcaCTGCTCCTCCCCCCCTGCATGCCAGCCCCGCTGGGCTCCGCTTCTCCACGGCACCTGGGTgccagctggggggcggggggggcattgaaagcacaagagagacaggtgtcagagtagcagccgtgttagtctgtattcacaaaaaagaacaggaggacttgtggcaccttagagactaacccatttatttgagcatgagcttgcgtgagctacagctcacttcatcggatgcattcagtggaaaatacagtggggagacaaATCTCCCTATTCTCCGTTCCTGCGCCCAGTGTGAGCACAGAGCAagcccagctcagccctggcccAGAGCACACTCTGAGGGCTCGGGGTCGCGGAGCACGCTGGGTGCAGATGGACGGTGCAGATAACTTAGCTGCCAAACTCTCACGTGCTTCTCTTGAGCACGTCAATGGTGATTGTCAGTGGTGCACAGCGAGGCTAAATTTGGACCAATTTTCACACAGGTGGCAGAAGCTAATTCTGACTCCTAATGACCCTCCTGCCAAATTTGCAGCCCCCACTCCTAAGCAGGGAGGTGCATGAAGGTTAGTATCAgcctggggtgtattaacaggagggtCGGACGTCAGACACGGCAGCTCATTGTCCGGCTCCACTCGGCACGGGGGGGGCCCCAGCTGCAGTACTGTGTGCTGTTCTGGGTGCTGCGCGTTAGGAAAACTGGGGGCAACCTGGAGAGactccagaggagagaaacaaactgATCAAAGGTTTAGAGACCTGACCTGCGAGGAAGGGTTAAAAACACGGGGTGTGGTTAGTCTTCAGAAAAGGTGAGTAAGGGGGAGACCTGATCAGTCTTCCAATGGGACAGGGACTGTATTAAAGACAGCGAccgattgttctccatgtccgctgACGGCAGGACAAGCAGCAACCGGCTTCGTCTGCAGCCAGGGAGTTCTAGGTTCGATATCAGGAAACAGTGTCTAGCTCTGCGGGGAGCTCAGCCTGGAACAGGCGTCCAGGGGAGGTCGTGGGggccccgtcactggaggtttttgagaacaggttggacaaacccctctcagggatggtctagggttacatggtcctgcctcagcacagggggggACTAGGTGACCTttcaggtcccttccagacccatGTTTCTATGAGTTTCTCAGTGCAgcagttgtaagaattttttgaCTTcagcaaaacaaagtatttttcctAAACATGTTCATTGAAATAGCCCAACCATTTTAgatgaacccccccacccccgcactgtGATGAAATGGGGTCCTATTTACCTTGTTATGTTGCATGTAAGTCCGACTGTTCTATACTAACacggtgtgtgcctcagtttccctgggtgccaCACCAATGCCTAGATGGTAAGgctgcccagctgcctgcacGTAAACACTGGAgcccttcgtaacctgagccCAACACCTTTTTCCTGGGGGAGGGCCGACCGGTGTGGCTGGGGAGGCAGCTGGGAGGAGACTGGCAGTCTGGGAATGCAGGGAGAGAGCTCAGAGCCATGGCTCTGGGCTTCCCTTGCCCCAAGATGGATTAGGCTAAAAGTCATTGATTTCCGTGCTAACAAGATCTATGCTATGCTGTGTCCTGATCAACTAATAAATCTTCCATTTTACtgcctggctgagagtcacggtggaTTGCAAAGtcggggtgcagggccctctggcttccccagggggtCCCCTCCAGGTGGGCCCGCCAAGGGGAGGCATACGGTGAACAGGGATGCTCAATGCTCCAAGGTCAGTCTGGGAAGGCCAGAGCCGAGGTGGCTGTTTGCCCTAGGCAGCGAGCCCTGCGGGCAGACACgccaccccagagtcctggctggcttcagagagagcagttccagagcatcagaCCTGCGCTCCATGACACCCACACCCACAAACACACTCCAGGACTAAAGAGCTCgaggcagacacccagcctgggaaatttcagcctcagcagttaaagtctggcaaagttacaagcaaccAAAACCAGGTGCTTACAATGGAAGTGTCGGGCAACCGTAGCTCTAGGAGGTGCCAACATCTGCACTTAAAGTTATTTGAACGGCACCCAGAGCGTCCTGGGCTCTCCCCGTGCGGAGGAAAGACACGGCCCCTCCTTTGAGGCGCTCCCCAGCTGTCGATGGGTTACCATTCGGTTGTTTCACATGGATTGTGCCCCCTCGGAGTGACTCTGCCCACCAGGGATGGGGCACTTGCCGTCTGGCCCTTTGCTGGCCGGCTGGAGGCCTGCTGGGAACGTCTCACAGGGCTCCCAGCACCTGTCCCTGGTGGGCTGCACGTTGAACAATGTTCAGTTGACATGGGCCCCTTCCCTCCCAcgttacccccccacacacacactcactgttacctcctgcctctccctgggcATCTTCCTCCTGTGCAGGATCCGACACCGTGTTTGCAGCCGCTTTGGTCTGGTTGTCAGGCACCCCCTGATCCTTCTCGTTGGTCTGACTGCCGGGCGCCCCCTGGTCCCCTGCTTTGGGCTCGCTGGTGGGCACCATCGCCTCCCCACTGTGCTGGTTCAGAGccgtctctccctcctccccagccgcACTGTGCTGGGCTGGGAATGCCACCTCCACCGCCGGCGGTGTCTGTGGGGAGGCTGCCCCCGCTTGCTCCTCATCCCGGGCTCCCGTCTCCCCCAATGGCTCCGTGTTCGGGGAttgcccctctgcctctgggccCCCCTGCGTAATCCAGGATGACGCCCTTGGGCCCACGTCAAACGCTTTTGATCCAGAAGAATTGGAACTTGCTGGGAAACAAACCAAGCGGGAGGGTGAGTCTCTGAAGGGGCCCCACGGGGTCAGTTCCTTTGGCAGAACCAGAGCCCCCAGGTTACCCTGAGCCTGGGGGGCCAcaggctgccccagccctgcctgggaaCAAAGGGTTAATTCAGGCCCCAGAGCCTCTGGCCAATTCATCCATCCCGGTCTCCTGATATTTaggcccagaccccaaccctaaccctccagagggctggaggctctggactcagggttctcggtttacagggtgggcgcagGGCTTCACCGTGTACTTccccgtctacaccgaccactctcccctgacctggctgcacccgatgaaaggagccaacgccaagctcctgagatggagcctgctcctgtaggattacgacatggacgtggtccacgtgaagggaagtgccaacctgatagcggatgcgctgtcccggagagggggccccgaacttccccaggtcactggtcacagtgaccccgctcagttcagtctcgaaggggggagagatgtgacgatgtgacgcagcagggaggggggagtgttgacctgggactgtgccctggggacaggagacctgagagcctgtcacctgagccgggagggggatggggaggtgacacctctgcccaggaatgtggacggaggctgcagcagggaacctgctgggtgggtttagtttcagtttggggctgggtggaggaacacagggaaccccagggctggggtctgagctccctgctcccccagaaggacttcactgaggggtcctgggtgtccccacaagctctgttttggggtccaataaaccttctgttttactggctggctgagagtctcagtgaatcccaggaagaggggtgcagggcctggactccctcaCACTCCGTGACAACGTGACCCCTCTGGAGTCGCTCTCCCGTCCTGCCCCTCACCTGTGACCGGCGCCCTGTCCTCCTGCTCCTGAATCTCGCTCTGGTCCTGGCCCTGAGCAGGTAACAGCGGCTGCTGCTCAGGCCCCTTCCCGGCATCGCTGAGCCCATCATTCGCCATCAGCACCGTGTCCTCGCCGCGCGTCTtgtctctgctcccagctgggtcCTCGGGGGGCGTCTCCACTGCACTGTAAGGACCTAGACAGAGACAATGAGACACACGGGGTCAGAGCGACCCAGGGGGTCAGTGTCGGGGGGTGTGGGAGACGCGTCCGGCCGGAGCTCGGGGCCAGGAACGGCAGATCCCTGAGAGCAGGAGGGTGAAACCTCCCCTGGGGATGGGCCCTGCTGCAGGGGGCTCAGTCTGTAGAGAGACCCCGCAGCCCCTGGGGTGTCCCTGGCTGTGTCCCTGTCCCCTCGGCCTCCCCAGACTCTCTGCTCCCTCTGGGGCCagcagacacccccacccccggccaacGGCACCGTCCCCCGTTACCTTCCCGCCTCTTCCTCCAGCAGTAAATGGCTACTGCAGCCGCAGCTCCCCCTGCGACCAGGATCCCCAGGGTCGCCCCGATCGCGGCGCTGGTGTGATCCGCTCCTGCTCTTGGGGCTAGGAGAGAAAAGTCAGACCCGGCTCACGGCACCGCCCCACACCCGGAGAACGGGCTCCCCGCACCAGCGGGACACCCGGGGCGGTCTGACTGGGCCGCGCTCCAGCCTGCCCGCCAGGGCCCTTTGCTGCGCTGAGGACGGAGACTCCAGCCgctgggagcagctgcagaagcggccaaagcagggggtgctgcaccgggggggggggaaatggggcccagctggagccacccctcccccagcacccctggaCTCAGAACCGTGCAagggagaccccccccaccccacccagggggcACTCACGCCCAGGCGGGGATTCCCTTTCCGTGGGGCTTGGGGGGGACAACGTagggagcagccagccagccccccctccacacacacacacacagagcggcACATGGCGAGAGCACACAGCAGACAAGTGACGTGGTCACTGACCGCTGTACCCGGTCCCTGCTGGGTCGAACAAAACCTCTTCATTTCTTAGCCCGTCCCCCGCCCTTCTCTGAGGAGGGTGTCACGGAGTGGGGGgactcagggccctgcacccctcttcctgggattcaccgagactctcagccagccagtaaaagggaaggtttattggacaacaggaacacagtccaaaacagagcttgtggggacacccaggacccctcagtcaagtccttctgggggagcagggagcttagaccccagccctggggttccctgcatccACCCCctagccccaaactgaaactccccccagcccttcctcctctgggctttgtccctgtcccgggccaggaggtcaccggattcctttgttctccaaccctttagctctcaccttgcaggggggaagggcccaggccatcagctgccaggaaacagggtgtcggccattctctgtgtccagacccctgcacacacctgccctctagggctctgcaatgatcatacacccttaccccaccccctagagacttaagaactgcctaggggaaactgaggcacccccatactattcagaggaaccattaagaacagtcccgcttcgtcacagctcctttcatctggtgcagccaggtcaggggagagtggtcggtgtagacggtgaagtgtcgcccgaagagatagggctctagtttcttgagggcccacaccatggccaggcactccttctcgatggccgcgtagttttcctcccggggtagcaacttcttgctcaggtacacgatggggtgtctctcccccttttcatcctcctgcattaacaccgcccccagtcccgtgtcggaggcgtcggtgaacaccacaaagggcttgtcaaagtctgggtttgccagaactgggccacggacctgagcctccttcagcgcccggaaagcctcctggcactgctcggtccagaccaccttgtctggcttccccttcttgcatagctcggtgatgggggtggcgatggcgctaaagtggggcaca encodes:
- the LOC141988387 gene encoding uncharacterized protein LOC141988387, whose amino-acid sequence is MDKFFCPSAPRLSIPRKAGVLNAASAFPCHVWGFYPGDVTVTWLRDGRVLTDTTHSAPQRNPDGTFNLTLTYTFTPTASDSGSLFSCRVTHAALAQPLREGFALAVTAPRAGADHTSAAIGATLGILVAGGAAAAVAIYCWRKRREGPYSAVETPPEDPAGSRDKTRGEDTVLMANDGLSDAGKGPEQQPLLPAQGQDQSEIQEQEDRAPVTASSNSSGSKAFDVGPRASSWITQGGPEAEGQSPNTEPLGETGARDEEQAGAASPQTPPAVEVAFPAQHSAAGEEGETALNQHSGEAMVPTSEPKAGDQGAPGSQTNEKDQGVPDNQTKAAANTVSDPAQEEDAQGEAGVPQAPVLCEISPSEALAPGKQVTLSCQIARFYPKALSVTWYRQKRGEPEFRCLDTLGTHKIVTPDPTAAPDGKSYSVTSQLRFTPSVPEDHGAEYLCSVEHQTLQEPEGKSTGPLELRARPQVSEIQVLPEWEPREEVPFAVQIQNFYPREIHRIQWSWDGPGSGRDETPEISQNPDLTFSATSVWRIPSRGLNRPELRVRVSVQQSPREPPIEREIRAGDTGEGAPWGRTGNEQESLPPQGP